A genomic region of Alicyclobacillus sp. SO9 contains the following coding sequences:
- a CDS encoding phospholipase C: MNQAWRHLKQRPLAVVTGASAIASLLLMTTAGTVSASPFPEHVHAKTVTPIKHVVVIFDENISFDHYFGTYPHAKNPPGVPQFHAAPGTPTVNGLSGPLLTHNPNGVNPQRLNRSQEVTADMDHSYQAEQAAYDGGKVDKFVSSTGHGNKLVMDYYDGNTVTGLWNYAQHYAMNDNSFGTVMGPTLPGHLNLISGQTTGVKVYSSNSTTGKAVQLQPGEPGYPQGAIVNNTMVGNINPYFDKASTGKTAEMTGKNIGNLLNAKGVTWGWFIGGFRNTSETHKNYAGASVKDYAWPFTDPFQFYKSTSNPNHLPPSSPEMIGHTDQANHQYDLTDFWTAVASRNLPSVSFLKPPAGWSGHAGVSSPLDEQQWIVNTINGLQQSPQWKNTAVIINYDDSDGWYDHVMPPIVTNSHNPNRLGYGPRLPLLVISPYAKKNFVDNTLTDQTSITKFIENNWKLGRIGGTSMDSVAGTLDNMFNFSRPHERKLFLSPSTGEPENPYAAYGQFYTWLRSLYADAGVQMPRREVR, from the coding sequence ATGAACCAGGCATGGCGTCACCTGAAGCAAAGACCGTTGGCTGTTGTAACTGGTGCTTCTGCAATTGCATCACTGTTGTTAATGACGACGGCAGGAACCGTATCTGCAAGTCCGTTTCCGGAGCATGTTCACGCCAAGACAGTGACCCCTATCAAACACGTAGTGGTAATTTTCGATGAGAACATATCTTTTGATCACTACTTCGGAACCTATCCTCATGCAAAGAATCCCCCAGGTGTGCCTCAGTTCCACGCAGCACCGGGAACACCTACCGTGAACGGGTTGTCAGGACCCCTCCTCACACACAACCCGAACGGCGTGAATCCACAGCGTCTCAATCGTTCCCAAGAGGTTACGGCGGATATGGATCACAGCTATCAAGCTGAACAAGCTGCCTATGACGGCGGGAAAGTGGACAAGTTTGTTTCGTCTACTGGCCATGGCAACAAACTTGTCATGGATTATTATGACGGCAACACGGTTACAGGCTTGTGGAATTATGCGCAACACTACGCCATGAATGACAATTCCTTTGGAACCGTGATGGGACCCACGCTTCCGGGACACCTGAACCTCATTTCCGGCCAGACAACCGGCGTGAAAGTCTACAGCTCGAACTCCACAACTGGGAAAGCCGTTCAATTGCAGCCTGGTGAGCCGGGTTACCCGCAGGGAGCCATCGTCAACAACACGATGGTTGGTAACATCAACCCCTACTTCGACAAAGCATCGACGGGCAAAACCGCTGAAATGACTGGAAAGAACATCGGTAATCTACTGAATGCAAAAGGTGTTACGTGGGGATGGTTTATTGGCGGATTCCGAAACACCAGCGAGACCCACAAGAACTATGCTGGTGCTTCTGTGAAGGATTATGCATGGCCCTTCACCGATCCCTTTCAGTTCTACAAATCAACATCCAACCCGAATCACCTGCCCCCGTCCTCTCCAGAGATGATTGGCCACACGGACCAAGCCAATCATCAATATGATTTAACAGACTTTTGGACTGCTGTAGCATCTCGCAACCTGCCGTCGGTGAGCTTTTTGAAGCCGCCTGCCGGGTGGTCTGGACATGCTGGCGTCTCCAGCCCTTTGGATGAACAGCAGTGGATTGTCAACACAATTAATGGGCTGCAACAGTCCCCGCAGTGGAAGAATACAGCTGTCATTATCAACTATGACGATTCAGATGGATGGTACGATCACGTTATGCCCCCGATTGTCACAAACTCACACAATCCAAACCGTCTTGGCTATGGACCGCGATTGCCGTTGTTGGTCATCTCTCCATATGCAAAGAAGAACTTCGTAGACAATACCTTGACAGACCAGACTTCGATTACGAAGTTCATCGAGAACAACTGGAAGTTGGGCCGCATTGGCGGTACATCCATGGATTCAGTCGCAGGTACACTGGACAATATGTTCAATTTCTCAAGACCGCATGAGCGCAAGTTGTTCTTAAGTCCGTCTACCGGCGAACCCGAAAACCCTTATGCTGCGTACGGTCAGTTCTACACTTGGCTTCGGTCTTTGTATGCAGATGCCGGTGTACAAATGCCGCGAAGAGAAGTTCGCTAA
- a CDS encoding acetamidase/formamidase family protein, which produces MSPNNQASQTVPTEQPVVFQTYDCFEDQIQNSEQDFGRLDWERINPATGPVYVEGAEPGDLLVVHIQNIDLANQGVMTTGPDLGVMGKSLTENVIKIVPVKDGKARFDDDLEIPLNPMIGVIGTAPAQGQVPCGTPGDHGGNMDCKRITEGAYLILPVNVPGALFGLGDLHAAMGDGEVGVSGIEIAANVTVEFHVLKDKEWTAPMIVDSERIITIASEDDLDAAAERAVYNMAKFMELEFGMPKAESAFLMTAQANLAICQMVDPKKTVRMELPRWIAEKKGFKWDL; this is translated from the coding sequence ATGTCTCCCAACAATCAAGCTTCTCAAACCGTACCAACCGAACAGCCCGTGGTCTTTCAAACCTACGACTGTTTTGAGGACCAGATTCAGAACTCTGAACAGGATTTTGGCCGCCTCGATTGGGAGCGCATCAATCCTGCCACAGGGCCCGTATATGTAGAGGGTGCAGAACCCGGCGATTTGCTCGTTGTCCACATTCAGAACATTGATTTGGCCAACCAAGGCGTTATGACCACAGGCCCAGACCTGGGCGTCATGGGCAAGTCCCTGACCGAAAACGTCATTAAGATAGTCCCCGTTAAAGACGGTAAAGCACGCTTTGACGATGACCTGGAGATCCCGCTCAATCCCATGATTGGCGTGATTGGTACCGCGCCTGCACAGGGGCAGGTTCCATGTGGAACCCCGGGCGATCACGGCGGCAACATGGACTGCAAACGCATCACCGAGGGCGCCTACCTCATTCTTCCCGTCAATGTACCCGGAGCCCTGTTCGGCCTCGGTGACCTGCATGCCGCTATGGGCGACGGTGAAGTAGGTGTCAGCGGCATCGAAATTGCTGCGAATGTCACGGTAGAGTTCCACGTGCTAAAGGATAAGGAGTGGACAGCACCGATGATTGTCGACAGCGAGCGCATTATCACCATTGCCTCAGAGGACGATCTCGATGCCGCCGCCGAACGGGCCGTCTACAACATGGCCAAGTTTATGGAACTCGAGTTTGGCATGCCCAAAGCCGAATCCGCATTTCTCATGACCGCCCAGGCCAACTTGGCCATCTGCCAAATGGTCGATCCCAAAAAGACCGTACGCATGGAGCTTCCCCGCTGGATTGCCGAGAAGAAAGGATTCAAGTGGGACCTGTAG
- a CDS encoding proline iminopeptidase-family hydrolase: MGKSQLVPISGGFHVWTRKIGDSPVKMLILHGGPGSSHEYLEIFEDYLPPEGVEIYFYDQLGSYYSDQPDDLSLWNVERFREEVEEVRNYLGLENFYLCGQSWGGMLAMEYALKYQDALKGLIISNMTASIPSYVKHINALRDALPAHLVATMKRYEAAEDYEAPEYQKLMDEHLNNKHICRLDPWPDAVVRGFTHMNPAVYNTMQGPNEFLVTGSFKDWDRWDDIHNIQVPTLLLVGRHDSMDPADIEEMGRRIPDSRVGICETGSHLAMWDDSETYFGFIRDFVDELEKKH, encoded by the coding sequence ATGGGTAAATCACAGCTAGTTCCTATCAGCGGCGGGTTTCATGTCTGGACGCGCAAGATTGGGGACAGTCCCGTGAAGATGCTGATCTTGCATGGGGGACCGGGATCGAGCCATGAATACCTGGAGATTTTCGAAGACTACCTCCCGCCGGAGGGTGTGGAAATCTACTTCTACGATCAACTCGGCTCATACTACTCGGACCAACCAGACGACCTCTCGTTGTGGAATGTGGAGCGCTTCCGCGAAGAAGTAGAAGAAGTTCGAAACTACTTGGGGCTGGAGAACTTTTATCTGTGCGGCCAGTCCTGGGGCGGCATGCTGGCCATGGAATACGCACTGAAGTATCAAGACGCACTCAAAGGACTCATCATCTCCAATATGACAGCCAGCATTCCGTCCTATGTGAAGCATATCAACGCGTTGCGCGATGCACTTCCGGCTCATCTCGTTGCCACCATGAAACGCTACGAAGCCGCCGAGGACTATGAGGCGCCGGAGTATCAGAAGTTGATGGACGAGCACTTGAACAACAAGCATATCTGCCGGCTCGATCCTTGGCCCGACGCCGTCGTCCGCGGGTTCACACACATGAACCCAGCCGTCTACAACACAATGCAGGGCCCCAATGAGTTTTTGGTAACGGGATCGTTTAAGGACTGGGACAGGTGGGACGATATCCACAACATTCAAGTGCCCACCCTGCTGTTGGTCGGAAGGCACGACAGTATGGATCCCGCTGACATCGAGGAAATGGGCCGCCGCATCCCCGATTCCCGCGTCGGCATTTGTGAAACCGGCAGCCATTTGGCCATGTGGGACGACAGCGAGACTTACTTCGGCTTCATTCGCGACTTTGTCGATGAACTGGAGAAGAAGCACTAA
- a CDS encoding SRPBCC family protein encodes MAWEQGEVSVLINRPVDEVFAYAENVEKLTHWAGVEEATITSGKPHELGSRLKIVTNIMGKRMEADSELVEFERNRRSTYRNEKPFPSEITMIYEDYSGKTKVTRRVAGSPNGAFRAAYPFIKKKIFKEATKMMDNLKEALERRVSAQSV; translated from the coding sequence ATGGCGTGGGAGCAGGGCGAAGTCAGTGTACTGATAAACAGGCCTGTGGACGAAGTATTTGCCTATGCAGAGAACGTCGAAAAACTCACCCATTGGGCTGGCGTGGAAGAGGCCACAATAACTTCAGGGAAACCTCATGAACTTGGCAGTCGCTTGAAAATAGTTACAAACATCATGGGAAAGAGAATGGAAGCTGATTCTGAACTCGTGGAATTTGAACGAAATCGAAGAAGTACATACAGGAACGAAAAGCCCTTTCCATCTGAAATCACCATGATTTATGAGGACTATTCGGGCAAGACGAAGGTTACCCGCCGTGTTGCTGGTAGTCCCAACGGGGCCTTCCGCGCTGCATATCCATTTATAAAAAAGAAAATCTTTAAGGAAGCCACGAAAATGATGGATAACCTAAAGGAAGCCTTGGAGCGGCGTGTGTCGGCGCAGAGCGTCTGA
- the hemG gene encoding protoporphyrinogen oxidase, with product MKNIVIVGGGITGLAAAYEAVSRAKKENRPVRVTVLEQSHRFGGKIKSHETDDFVIEAGPDSIYTKKQGGMELIRELGLESDVVYSPTEMKTGILRRGNLFPLPPGMTFGLPTNIRSFAFNSLIPLSGKLRGLWDFLLPRDKDEEDKTIGKMLRRRIGNDLVDILAEPMLAGIHAGSVDRLSLNTVAPYLKKMEQDNRSLIRAMLKQGKASAASTAAKKPAFVSLKHGLQQLIDTLVDTLQADVTLRTNASVTNIERTQTGKFRLYHRDDAGNKEKLDADSVLLCVPAFAAKRLIPAPSQPIYEWLQQIPYVSTAAVSLVYPVKESEMELPYTGFLVPRGEDTILTACTVVSSKWSHSSHNGNIIVRGYVGRDGEHRGMAKSDKAIIKHVDEKMREYFGFTVNPVWSKVDRWPHAMPQYLVGHGEKLAKLRRQLAQDVPGMYLAGAGYNGMGIPDCIRQGREAMRECMDNTVVAFNRTPTTQGAVGK from the coding sequence ATGAAAAACATCGTAATTGTAGGCGGCGGCATCACTGGGTTGGCTGCAGCCTATGAAGCCGTGTCACGTGCGAAAAAGGAAAACAGACCGGTTCGGGTAACTGTCCTGGAACAGAGTCATCGGTTCGGCGGCAAAATCAAGTCTCATGAGACTGACGATTTTGTCATTGAGGCTGGTCCAGACTCCATTTACACAAAAAAGCAGGGTGGAATGGAGTTAATTAGAGAACTCGGTCTTGAATCCGATGTTGTCTACTCTCCTACAGAAATGAAGACTGGTATACTGCGCCGCGGGAATTTGTTTCCGTTGCCGCCTGGCATGACCTTTGGTCTGCCGACGAATATTCGCAGTTTTGCATTCAACTCACTGATTCCACTGTCCGGAAAGCTCCGCGGATTGTGGGACTTTCTATTGCCGCGTGACAAAGATGAGGAAGATAAAACCATCGGGAAAATGCTCCGTAGAAGAATTGGCAATGATTTGGTCGATATCCTCGCTGAACCCATGCTGGCCGGTATTCACGCAGGCAGTGTTGACAGGCTCAGCCTGAACACAGTTGCTCCCTACCTAAAGAAGATGGAACAGGACAATCGCAGCCTCATTCGCGCAATGCTGAAACAGGGAAAAGCCAGTGCAGCCTCAACAGCAGCAAAGAAACCTGCTTTTGTATCTCTAAAGCACGGATTACAGCAGTTAATAGACACCTTGGTAGATACACTGCAGGCAGACGTCACCTTGCGCACAAATGCTAGCGTGACAAATATTGAACGGACCCAGACGGGTAAATTCCGTCTCTATCATCGAGATGACGCAGGAAACAAAGAGAAATTGGACGCCGACTCAGTCTTATTGTGCGTTCCCGCCTTCGCCGCGAAACGTCTCATTCCCGCTCCATCACAACCCATTTACGAGTGGCTGCAGCAAATTCCGTATGTTTCTACAGCTGCTGTGAGCCTCGTGTATCCCGTCAAGGAATCCGAAATGGAACTGCCCTATACAGGTTTTCTTGTACCCAGGGGTGAAGACACAATTTTGACCGCATGTACAGTCGTTTCAAGCAAATGGTCCCACTCTTCCCATAACGGCAATATTATTGTACGCGGGTACGTGGGCCGTGACGGTGAACACCGCGGAATGGCAAAGAGTGATAAAGCCATCATCAAGCACGTAGACGAGAAAATGCGAGAATACTTCGGCTTCACAGTAAATCCCGTTTGGTCCAAAGTTGATAGATGGCCCCACGCCATGCCTCAATACCTAGTCGGACACGGCGAAAAACTCGCAAAACTGCGGCGGCAATTAGCCCAAGATGTCCCCGGAATGTATTTAGCAGGCGCCGGCTACAACGGAATGGGGATTCCTGACTGCATCCGCCAAGGCCGTGAAGCCATGCGCGAATGCATGGATAATACAGTCGTGGCCTTCAACAGAACCCCCACGACCCAGGGTGCAGTGGGAAAGTAA
- a CDS encoding LCP family protein, with protein sequence MKKNKDSKQKNTNSSKNPASENRSNAGETPQWFAKHRILRNSLIGLAVLVVAGMGAGGYEYYQLMPSHHFQNLKVIGQTSNSTRSSNSTSSTFQVPKEQKAVFNMLLIGSDARPGNKFSHSDSMLLIHVNLNTHTYNILSLPRDTRVYDPGYGYTKLTSVQFMDQVKHGTKQGIIDAVKTISNLTGVPINFYAETDYWGLQDMVNAIGGINMYVPFKVTINHAWYPKDNGKVITKGMHFLNGRMVTELVHIRDGVPGTDYGRQKLQEQALIGIAKDMLKPKNIPKLPSLARTLPKFLMATNMTSQDMLSLAMGVKSDFHPTTQIHYRQVKGKNELIYDAILQAKNDEIVLNKGQLKRVVKQYFSH encoded by the coding sequence ATGAAGAAAAACAAAGATTCAAAGCAGAAAAATACCAACAGCAGCAAGAATCCAGCCTCTGAAAATCGCTCAAACGCTGGCGAAACGCCCCAGTGGTTTGCAAAGCACAGAATCCTGCGAAATTCACTTATAGGATTGGCAGTACTGGTAGTCGCGGGAATGGGGGCAGGCGGATACGAATACTATCAGTTAATGCCAAGTCATCACTTTCAAAATTTAAAGGTTATTGGGCAAACTAGTAATTCAACCCGAAGCAGCAACAGTACAAGCAGCACATTTCAAGTACCAAAGGAACAGAAAGCCGTGTTTAACATGCTCTTGATTGGGTCTGATGCACGGCCGGGCAACAAGTTTAGTCATTCAGACTCGATGCTGTTAATTCACGTCAACTTGAACACCCATACGTATAATATCCTCAGTCTTCCTCGCGATACACGTGTCTACGATCCCGGTTACGGCTACACAAAGCTCACCAGCGTCCAATTTATGGACCAAGTCAAACACGGAACCAAACAAGGCATTATCGACGCGGTCAAAACCATCTCCAACTTAACAGGCGTCCCCATCAACTTCTATGCTGAAACAGATTACTGGGGGCTTCAGGACATGGTGAACGCCATTGGCGGCATTAACATGTATGTTCCATTTAAAGTGACCATCAATCACGCCTGGTATCCGAAGGACAACGGCAAGGTGATTACAAAGGGAATGCATTTTCTAAACGGACGCATGGTCACAGAACTGGTACATATCCGCGATGGAGTGCCAGGCACAGACTACGGACGCCAAAAGCTGCAGGAACAGGCGCTAATTGGCATTGCAAAGGACATGCTCAAACCTAAAAACATTCCCAAACTCCCTTCTCTTGCCAGAACGCTCCCTAAGTTTCTCATGGCGACAAATATGACTTCTCAGGATATGCTCAGCCTGGCCATGGGCGTAAAGTCTGACTTCCACCCCACAACACAGATTCATTACCGCCAAGTGAAAGGTAAAAACGAACTCATCTATGATGCCATTCTTCAGGCAAAAAACGATGAGATTGTCCTCAACAAAGGCCAACTCAAGCGGGTGGTAAAACAATACTTTTCCCACTAA
- a CDS encoding glycine betaine ABC transporter substrate-binding protein, with protein MNKKKFAMSLSAVAALGAILTGCGTANSTSGGGNSSGNTSSQNSTATGASKGSKTITIGWIPWTEDVANTHLWKVILEQKGYKVNTPELDVGPLLLGMSKNSVNFFMDLWMPAEQPNVKKYQSKLVALKNWYKGESSTGIAVPSYMKNINTPADLNKHAKEFQNRIVGIDPGAIEEKHTHQFVKTYHLTNIHVQDSSTTAMITAVKRAYDQHKPVAVVMWTPMWPFTKYHLKYLKDPKHIVAEKTPNKLLIEANKTWVKNNPKVAGWLKNFSLTAKQLSSLEEDMRNSSSKDAAAKKWIKANQSLVDSWLK; from the coding sequence ATGAATAAGAAAAAATTTGCAATGTCATTGTCGGCGGTTGCTGCACTTGGCGCGATTTTAACCGGATGCGGGACGGCAAACAGCACGTCTGGCGGGGGAAACAGCAGCGGTAACACTTCGAGTCAAAACTCAACTGCGACCGGTGCCTCAAAAGGCAGCAAGACGATTACAATTGGCTGGATTCCTTGGACAGAAGACGTAGCCAACACTCACCTGTGGAAAGTCATTCTTGAACAAAAGGGTTACAAAGTGAATACGCCAGAGTTGGATGTTGGACCGTTGCTTCTCGGTATGTCTAAAAACAGCGTGAATTTCTTTATGGACCTGTGGATGCCCGCAGAGCAGCCGAATGTGAAAAAGTATCAGTCGAAATTGGTCGCATTGAAAAATTGGTACAAAGGTGAGTCCAGCACGGGCATTGCCGTACCGAGTTACATGAAGAACATCAATACGCCGGCAGACCTGAACAAACACGCCAAGGAATTTCAAAATAGAATTGTCGGCATCGATCCCGGTGCTATTGAAGAAAAACACACCCACCAGTTTGTAAAGACTTATCACTTGACGAATATTCATGTGCAGGACAGCAGTACAACAGCCATGATAACTGCAGTTAAACGTGCCTACGATCAGCACAAGCCAGTGGCCGTAGTCATGTGGACACCAATGTGGCCCTTTACCAAATACCATCTCAAATATCTGAAGGATCCCAAACACATTGTTGCAGAGAAGACGCCAAACAAGTTACTGATTGAAGCCAATAAGACCTGGGTGAAAAACAATCCGAAGGTGGCTGGCTGGTTGAAGAACTTCAGCTTGACAGCAAAGCAGCTTTCGTCACTTGAAGAAGATATGAGAAACAGTTCCAGCAAAGATGCTGCAGCGAAAAAATGGATTAAGGCTAATCAGTCTCTGGTGGACAGCTGGCTCAAGTAA
- a CDS encoding RluA family pseudouridine synthase — protein MQKQPVFSVREEMQLLPFLLEKYPGKGRNKVKSLLTRGQVMVGNRVVTRHDHLLGAGDKVTILQTGSVKQRELMAGIKIVYEDEFLLVVDKPPGLLSMATDEEKERTAYRILNEYVQGHNGGARIFIVHRLDRDTSGLMMFAKTAAVKNQLQDNWKDIILERSYMALVEGEVKEKQGTIKTWLKESSTKTMYVSRPGEGVIAITHYVVVEQTPEYSLLAVQLETGRKNQIRVHMQSIGHSVVGDKRYGSKRNPLERLGLHAQVLAFKHPISGETLRFETKIPKRFKSLFPVNKPPV, from the coding sequence TTGCAAAAGCAGCCTGTATTTAGTGTGAGAGAAGAAATGCAGCTTCTCCCATTTCTTTTGGAAAAGTACCCCGGAAAGGGACGCAATAAGGTGAAGTCGTTATTGACCAGAGGACAGGTTATGGTCGGAAATCGTGTTGTTACAAGGCACGATCACCTGTTGGGTGCAGGGGATAAAGTGACGATTCTACAAACGGGATCGGTCAAACAAAGAGAGTTAATGGCAGGCATAAAAATCGTTTACGAGGACGAATTTTTGCTGGTCGTTGATAAACCTCCTGGACTACTGTCCATGGCAACCGACGAGGAAAAGGAACGGACAGCTTACCGGATTCTTAATGAGTATGTTCAGGGACACAATGGAGGGGCACGCATTTTCATTGTTCATCGGCTGGACCGGGACACTTCTGGGCTGATGATGTTTGCCAAGACTGCAGCCGTGAAAAATCAGCTTCAAGATAACTGGAAAGACATCATTTTGGAACGGTCCTACATGGCACTCGTGGAAGGTGAAGTGAAAGAAAAACAGGGAACTATCAAGACGTGGCTGAAAGAGTCGTCTACAAAGACCATGTATGTAAGCAGACCTGGAGAAGGTGTCATCGCAATTACCCACTATGTGGTTGTCGAGCAAACACCTGAGTATTCTTTGTTGGCTGTGCAGCTAGAGACGGGCAGGAAAAATCAAATTCGCGTACACATGCAGAGCATTGGACACAGCGTCGTGGGAGACAAACGATACGGATCAAAAAGAAACCCCCTTGAAAGGCTCGGGCTCCATGCACAAGTCCTGGCTTTTAAGCACCCAATTAGCGGGGAAACCCTTCGGTTTGAAACAAAGATTCCGAAGCGATTCAAGAGCCTATTCCCTGTGAACAAGCCCCCAGTCTGA